The following proteins are encoded in a genomic region of Dyadobacter sp. UC 10:
- a CDS encoding BlaI/MecI/CopY family transcriptional regulator, producing MYIKPTDSELEILNFLWQAGPSTVRAVHDALSATKDVGYTTTLKLMQIMHDKGLLYRTEQGRSHIYVALLGKEETQQNLLGKMVETVFQGSAAQMVMQALGNHSTSAEELSEIRELLNNLENNR from the coding sequence ATGTATATCAAACCCACTGATTCCGAGTTAGAGATCCTGAATTTCTTGTGGCAAGCCGGCCCAAGTACGGTCAGGGCCGTGCACGATGCACTGTCAGCAACTAAAGACGTAGGTTATACCACGACCTTAAAGTTAATGCAGATCATGCATGACAAAGGATTACTCTACCGAACTGAACAGGGCCGGTCGCATATTTATGTCGCATTGCTGGGTAAGGAAGAAACGCAGCAAAATTTGCTGGGGAAAATGGTTGAAACTGTTTTTCAGGGATCGGCAGCTCAAATGGTCATGCAGGCTTTGGGGAATCACTCCACTTCTGCGGAAGAGTTAAGTGAAATTCGTGAGTTATTAAATAACCTTGAAAACAATCGATAG
- a CDS encoding M56 family metallopeptidase, with protein MKSISGLFSDSMMSAFGWTLVHSLWQGTALLLIGLAAFYILRRKSALTRYAVGISLLLVQLVASLATFFHYFMKYSTPLARAVSAGANATEGLARVVRSGYEYPLTFKIQLWLTAHMHELVTCWAIGAAILLMRFFGGWIFTERLRAQARIVTDREWRARLGIIIAKMNIAKSVEFKETAKILTPMVIGTISPVILLPIGFLTGFSTSQVEAILAHELAHIKRNDYLINLFQSFVEVIFFFHPAIWWLSDKVRAEREHCCDDIALAVCGDKMSLAHALVKVAEWQTAPRVAMAFASKKPLLLNRVQRVLGISPKTSRSIGSLPVILLMVTLAVGVSVYAVAQKSEKTQEKKVAKQSVKKKTGKSALVVVPGDIVEMRDEEIAAEMDELIEIRLDEPVEGFAINDSLEKKISEISKRMHAINAEMEPFQRRLEEIQLEMEKQNFEIERVQRDLEKIEWKKNRALELRSELMEKRSSLLDRGDKPNQIKPNEADIEKQLADFEQQIKTHEQTVSELNAQISSARKAEVAAQQPNRKLEAEAEELHHKIEELGEKLGAEAMGIEKLEAAARPRPAKVARVGKVQNNRRISPPPPRPPAPARAAKPAKATIPPPPPPAPARNN; from the coding sequence ATGAAATCGATTTCCGGCCTTTTCTCAGATTCCATGATGTCCGCCTTCGGCTGGACGCTTGTTCATTCCCTTTGGCAGGGAACCGCCCTCCTACTCATTGGCCTAGCTGCTTTTTATATACTTCGCCGTAAATCGGCCCTGACGCGTTACGCAGTGGGCATTAGTTTACTGCTTGTTCAGCTCGTTGCGTCTCTCGCAACATTCTTTCATTATTTTATGAAATATTCAACGCCACTGGCCCGCGCGGTCTCAGCCGGAGCAAATGCGACAGAAGGTTTGGCAAGAGTGGTACGGTCGGGATACGAATATCCTCTGACTTTCAAAATACAACTATGGCTGACTGCTCACATGCACGAGTTGGTTACTTGTTGGGCAATAGGCGCGGCGATCCTTTTGATGCGATTCTTCGGCGGCTGGATTTTCACAGAGCGGCTTCGTGCTCAGGCGCGCATTGTGACTGACAGGGAGTGGCGCGCAAGACTCGGTATTATTATAGCAAAAATGAATATTGCCAAGTCGGTGGAGTTTAAGGAAACAGCCAAAATTTTAACGCCAATGGTAATTGGTACGATCAGCCCGGTCATTTTGCTCCCAATCGGTTTCCTCACCGGATTTTCAACTTCACAGGTGGAGGCAATTCTCGCACATGAACTGGCGCACATTAAAAGGAACGATTACCTGATCAACCTCTTTCAGTCATTTGTGGAAGTGATCTTTTTCTTCCACCCTGCTATCTGGTGGCTTTCCGACAAGGTCCGTGCAGAACGCGAGCATTGCTGCGATGATATTGCACTTGCTGTTTGCGGAGATAAAATGTCGCTCGCACACGCACTGGTAAAAGTAGCCGAGTGGCAGACTGCCCCGAGGGTTGCGATGGCATTCGCTTCGAAAAAACCTTTACTACTAAATAGAGTGCAGCGGGTGCTGGGTATTTCTCCAAAAACTTCCAGAAGTATCGGAAGTCTGCCGGTCATTCTTTTGATGGTCACGCTTGCTGTCGGTGTATCCGTTTACGCAGTGGCTCAAAAATCTGAAAAAACCCAGGAAAAGAAAGTCGCGAAGCAAAGCGTAAAGAAGAAAACAGGCAAGTCCGCATTGGTGGTGGTACCGGGGGATATTGTCGAAATGCGTGACGAAGAAATTGCTGCGGAAATGGATGAGCTCATTGAAATAAGGCTGGATGAGCCTGTTGAAGGATTTGCTATTAACGACTCACTCGAAAAGAAAATCTCCGAGATCAGTAAAAGAATGCACGCGATCAATGCCGAAATGGAGCCTTTCCAGCGCCGATTGGAAGAAATTCAACTGGAAATGGAAAAGCAAAACTTTGAAATCGAACGCGTTCAAAGAGATCTTGAAAAAATCGAATGGAAAAAAAATCGTGCGCTGGAATTGAGATCTGAGCTGATGGAAAAACGTTCGTCCCTGCTTGACCGAGGAGACAAACCCAATCAAATAAAACCAAATGAAGCAGATATTGAAAAGCAGCTGGCTGATTTTGAACAGCAGATTAAAACGCACGAACAAACTGTTTCAGAGTTGAATGCACAAATTTCCTCCGCCCGTAAAGCTGAGGTAGCGGCGCAGCAGCCAAACCGGAAACTGGAAGCCGAAGCAGAGGAATTGCATCACAAAATTGAAGAGCTAGGCGAGAAACTGGGCGCAGAAGCAATGGGTATAGAAAAACTCGAAGCAGCGGCGCGACCCCGGCCAGCAAAAGTTGCGCGGGTGGGCAAAGTGCAAAACAATCGCAGAATTTCGCCGCCGCCTCCACGGCCGCCAGCACCAGCGAGAGCAGCCAAACCGGCGAAAGCGACTATTCCGCCTCCGCCGCCACCAGCTCCCGCAAGAAATAATTGA
- a CDS encoding ferredoxin--NADP reductase, with the protein MSKHYFLKVKEVEKETDEAATIHFWHPLNEVVAYRPGQFLTLLLPMEDGTKLRRSYSMSSSPYTDVSLAITVKRIPGGFVSNMLLDTIKEGDILEAVEPMGSFFPKQEDDQVRQVVFVGAGSGITPLFSILKSILIVEPESEVFLIYGSRNEDSIIFNNKITALKEKYGDRFQVVHTLSQPSEGWSGETGRLNKTHILKILGQLGDLNASEAEYYLCGPEDMIDEAKRAMSILGVPDQKVRRESFATASSTQPGEVIVAEDDTYKTREVTIFYEGTEYKVPVQAHETVLEAALNMDIDLPYSCQAGMCTACMGRCVSGKVQMDEDEGLTQGEKDAGFILTCVTRPLTDDVILEVE; encoded by the coding sequence ATGAGCAAGCACTATTTTTTAAAGGTTAAAGAAGTTGAAAAGGAAACGGACGAGGCAGCTACAATTCACTTTTGGCACCCTCTGAATGAGGTTGTTGCCTACCGGCCAGGGCAATTTCTTACTTTGCTCCTGCCAATGGAAGATGGTACCAAGCTGCGCAGGTCCTATTCTATGTCGAGCTCGCCTTATACGGATGTTTCGCTCGCGATTACGGTGAAGCGTATTCCCGGCGGATTTGTATCTAATATGTTGCTGGATACCATTAAGGAAGGTGATATCCTGGAAGCAGTAGAGCCAATGGGTTCATTTTTTCCAAAACAGGAGGATGATCAGGTCAGACAGGTAGTGTTCGTTGGGGCCGGAAGTGGCATAACTCCTTTGTTTTCAATATTAAAATCGATTTTAATTGTAGAACCAGAGAGTGAAGTGTTCCTGATTTACGGGAGCCGAAATGAGGATTCTATCATTTTCAACAATAAAATTACTGCGTTAAAAGAGAAATATGGCGATCGCTTTCAGGTTGTTCACACTTTGAGCCAACCCTCCGAAGGCTGGTCTGGCGAAACGGGCAGGCTGAATAAAACGCATATCCTCAAAATTCTTGGCCAGCTCGGTGACCTGAATGCAAGTGAGGCCGAGTATTATCTGTGCGGGCCTGAAGATATGATCGATGAAGCCAAACGTGCAATGTCGATTCTGGGGGTGCCGGATCAGAAGGTTAGGAGAGAAAGCTTTGCAACCGCTTCATCCACGCAGCCCGGAGAAGTAATTGTAGCTGAGGATGATACCTACAAAACAAGAGAAGTCACCATTTTTTACGAAGGTACCGAATACAAAGTCCCAGTTCAGGCGCACGAAACTGTACTGGAAGCTGCTTTAAATATGGATATCGACTTGCCTTATTCTTGTCAGGCGGGCATGTGCACTGCCTGCATGGGCCGCTGCGTTTCCGGAAAAGTGCAAATGGATGAAGATGAGGGGCTGACGCAGGGAGAAAAAGATGCCGGCTTTATCCTGACCTGCGTCACCCGCCCATTAACTGACGATGTAATTCTGGAAGTAGAATAG